From the genome of Duffyella gerundensis, one region includes:
- a CDS encoding amino acid ABC transporter ATP-binding protein yields MTQSMIKDADNLMISLENVNKWYGQFHVLKDINLQVKPRERIVLCGPSGSGKSTTIRCINHLEEHQQGRIVVDGIHLNDDLRNIERVRTEVGMVFQHFNLFPHLTVLQNCTLAPTWVRKTPKKEAEQLAMHYLERVRIAEHAHKFPGQLSGGQQQRVAIARSLCMKPKIMLFDEPTSALDPEMVKEVLDTMIGLAEDGMTMLCVTHEMGFARTVADRVIFMDRGEIVEQAPPTEFFSQPKSERTRAFLSQVIH; encoded by the coding sequence ATGACCCAATCTATGATTAAAGATGCCGATAACCTGATGATATCCCTTGAGAATGTCAATAAATGGTATGGGCAGTTTCATGTACTTAAAGATATCAATCTGCAGGTTAAACCGCGCGAGCGTATTGTACTCTGTGGTCCATCAGGCTCGGGAAAATCGACCACCATACGCTGCATCAATCATCTTGAAGAACATCAGCAGGGACGGATTGTAGTAGATGGCATTCATCTGAACGATGACCTGCGCAATATTGAACGTGTGCGCACAGAAGTTGGCATGGTATTCCAACATTTTAACCTTTTTCCCCATCTTACCGTACTGCAAAACTGTACTCTGGCGCCGACATGGGTACGTAAGACACCGAAGAAAGAAGCAGAACAGCTGGCTATGCATTATCTGGAACGGGTACGCATTGCTGAGCACGCCCATAAGTTTCCTGGACAGTTATCCGGCGGTCAGCAACAACGAGTCGCCATCGCGCGTTCGCTGTGCATGAAGCCGAAAATTATGCTGTTTGATGAGCCAACTTCAGCGCTTGATCCGGAGATGGTTAAAGAGGTACTGGATACGATGATTGGCTTGGCCGAAGATGGTATGACCATGCTTTGTGTAACGCACGAGATGGGTTTTGCTCGTACGGTAGCCGATCGGGTGATCTTTATGGATCGTGGTGAAATTGTTGAGCAGGCTCCGCCGACAGAATTTTTCTCACAACCTAAATCTGAGCGTACACGCGCCTTTCTGTCTCAGGTAATTCACTGA